In Elephas maximus indicus isolate mEleMax1 chromosome 15, mEleMax1 primary haplotype, whole genome shotgun sequence, the following are encoded in one genomic region:
- the BHLHE22 gene encoding class E basic helix-loop-helix protein 22 — translation MERGLHLGAAAAGEEDLFLHKSLSASTAKRLETAFRSTPPGMDLSLAPPPRERPASSSSSPLGCFEPADPEGAGLLLPPPGGGGGGGAGGGGGGGVGVPGLLVGSAGVGGDPSLSSLPAGAALCLKYSESASRGSVAESSGGEQSPDDDSDGRCELVLRGGGADPRASPGAGGGGAKAAEGCSNAHLHGGSSAPPGGPGGSGGSGGGGGGSGSSKKSKEQKALRLNINARERRRMHDLNDALDELRAVIPYAHSPSVRKLSKIATLLLAKNYILMQAQALEEMRRLVAYLNQGQAISAASLPSSAAAAAAAAALHPALGAYEQAAGYPFSAGLPPAASCPEKCALFNSVSSSLCKQCTEKP, via the coding sequence ATGGAGCGCGGGCTGCACCTCGGCGCGGCCGCCGCGGGCGAAGAAGATCTCTTCCTGCACAAGAGCCTGAGCGCCTCCACCGCCAAGCGCTTGGAAACGGCTTTCCGCTCCACGCCGCCGGGCATGGACCTGTCCCTGGCGCCGCCGCCTCGGGAGCGCCCGGCGTCCTCCTCCTCGTCGCCCCTGGGCTGCTTCGAACCGGCTGACCCCGAAGGAGCAGGGCTGTTGCTGCCGCCGCcggggggcggcggcggcggcggcgcgggagGTGGCGGCGGCGGTGGGGTGGGCGTCCCGGGGCTGCTCGTGGGCTCTGCTGGCGTTGGGGGCGACCCTAGCCTGAGCAGCCTGCCGGCCGGGGCCGCCCTATGCCTCAAATACAGCGAGAGCGCAAGCCGGGGCTCGGTGGCGGAGAGCAGCGGCGGCGAGCAGAGCCCCGACGACGACAGCGACGGGCGCTGCGAGCTGGTGCTGCGGGGCGGAGGCGCGGACCCGCGGGCCTCCCCGGGCGCTGGGGGCGGCGGCGCTAAGGCGGCGGAGGGCTGCTCCAACGCCCACCTCCACGGAGGCTCCAGCGCCCCACCGGGGGGCCCGGGCGGCAGCgggggcagcggcggcggcggcggcggcagcggcagcagcaAAAAATCCAAAGAGCAAAAGGCGCTGCGGCTCAACATCAACGCCCGCGAGCGCCGGCGGATGCATGACCTGAACGACGCGCTGGACGAGCTGCGCGCGGTGATCCCCTACGCGCACAGCCCCTCAGTGCGGAAGCTCTCCAAGATCGCCACGCTGCTGCTTGCCAAGAACTATATCCTCATGCAGGCTCAGGCCCTGGAGGAAATGCGGCGCCTTGTCGCCTACCTCAACCAGGGCCAGGCCATCTCGGCCGCTTCTCTACCCAGCtcggcggcggcagcagcggcgGCCGCTGCCCTGCACCCGGCGCTCGGCGCCTACGAGCAGGCGGCCGGTTACCCGTTCAGCGCCGGGCTGCCCCCGGCCGCCTCCTGCCCGGAGAAGTGCGCCCTGTTCAACAGCGTCTCCTCCAGCCTCTGCAAACAGTGCACGGAGAAGCCTTAA